A window of the Streptomyces griseochromogenes genome harbors these coding sequences:
- a CDS encoding helicase — protein MVGGQEHTVKLGVFLSNTKSRRAKLTPERLAALAALGLEWAA, from the coding sequence GTGGTCGGCGGCCAGGAGCACACCGTGAAACTCGGAGTGTTCCTGTCGAACACGAAATCGAGGCGCGCGAAGCTCACCCCCGAACGACTCGCTGCCCTCGCCGCGCTCGGGCTGGAGTGGGCGGCGTGA
- a CDS encoding TniQ family protein, producing MWPIPPGALRVRPLPRETAASYLTRLAAAYHLTAAQLLDGLHITATGTSPAPPATEIHLSTEAARRLSDFTRIPPAHLARALARQPPPASIGMAHAALARWQPVQPAVQPLPACTACTIRRSPHKAVPAWIHPAPNLPRAMICTRHQQAASDPRQRTPLDIRSVPELAHARLTARRPPTASSLSWSTTITTRWYDHHQHLHIRWHTRLRQLTTANPHLASGPASPTLTCRALITYPETLTLATALDRLPPHPLTRTEQTAFLHQLASRLQLPRLAPADHDLLWQRLHAR from the coding sequence ATGTGGCCCATCCCGCCCGGCGCGCTGCGCGTGCGGCCGCTGCCCCGCGAGACAGCAGCCTCCTACCTCACCCGCCTCGCAGCCGCCTACCACCTGACCGCTGCCCAGCTCCTCGACGGCCTGCACATCACCGCCACCGGCACCTCCCCGGCCCCGCCCGCCACCGAAATCCACCTCAGCACCGAAGCCGCCCGCCGCCTGTCAGACTTCACCCGCATCCCACCCGCACACCTCGCCCGCGCACTGGCCCGCCAGCCCCCGCCCGCCTCCATCGGCATGGCCCACGCCGCCCTGGCCCGCTGGCAGCCCGTCCAGCCCGCGGTGCAGCCGCTGCCGGCGTGCACCGCCTGCACCATCCGCCGCAGCCCGCACAAAGCCGTCCCCGCGTGGATCCACCCGGCACCCAACCTGCCCCGGGCCATGATCTGCACCCGCCACCAACAAGCCGCCAGCGACCCCAGACAGCGCACCCCCCTCGACATCCGCTCCGTCCCCGAACTCGCCCATGCCCGCCTCACCGCCCGCCGCCCACCAACGGCGTCCTCCCTGAGCTGGTCAACAACGATCACCACGCGTTGGTACGACCACCACCAGCACCTCCACATCCGCTGGCACACCCGCCTGAGACAGCTCACCACCGCCAACCCCCACCTCGCCTCAGGCCCGGCCTCCCCCACACTGACCTGCCGGGCCCTGATCACCTACCCCGAGACCCTCACCCTCGCCACAGCCCTCGACCGCCTGCCCCCGCACCCCCTGACACGCACAGAGCAGACCGCCTTCCTCCACCAATTGGCCAGCCGCCTCCAACTGCCCCGCCTCGCACCCGCCGACCACGACCTGCTCTGGCAACGCCTGCACGCCCGCTGA
- a CDS encoding TniB family NTP-binding protein, with the protein MKSPETTPAVEEPASGAVTTFDTFARFAATAPPAPPQPGQAPRSLEERLAYHSQFVTVRTPAIENLSRSVRTLMILGRHQHVTARPSLIVTGPATTGKTTALLEVGRTCHLAHTRRAHPGDDSVPVAYVLVPPGATAKTLACEFARFLGIPVTTRMTTAQITTAVCHTYTAAGVKLVLIDEIHRLNPRTSSGAEAADWLKDLTERVGATFVYAGIDVTASAVFTGVRGAQLAGRASLIDCGALPARAGEREPFRELIAALEAALDLHAHRTGSLPRLASYLHERTAGRIGSLSRLIRQAAIEALLDGSERITKTLLDGISLDHLAEEHYRPRTPTRRTRPGSR; encoded by the coding sequence GTGAAAAGCCCCGAGACCACACCCGCCGTCGAGGAGCCAGCCTCAGGAGCGGTCACCACATTCGATACGTTCGCCCGGTTCGCCGCCACCGCCCCGCCCGCACCCCCGCAGCCGGGCCAGGCACCGCGCTCCCTGGAGGAACGCCTGGCCTACCACTCACAGTTCGTGACCGTGCGCACCCCGGCCATCGAGAACCTCTCTCGCAGCGTGCGCACCCTGATGATCCTCGGCCGCCACCAGCACGTCACCGCCCGCCCGTCCCTGATCGTCACCGGCCCGGCCACCACCGGCAAAACAACCGCGCTGCTCGAGGTCGGGCGGACCTGCCACCTGGCCCACACCCGCCGCGCCCACCCCGGCGACGACAGCGTGCCCGTCGCCTACGTACTGGTGCCGCCCGGCGCCACGGCCAAGACGCTGGCCTGCGAGTTCGCCCGCTTCCTCGGCATCCCCGTCACCACCCGCATGACCACCGCGCAGATCACTACCGCCGTCTGCCACACCTACACCGCGGCCGGGGTGAAGCTGGTGCTGATCGACGAGATCCACCGGCTCAACCCGCGCACCTCCAGCGGCGCGGAGGCCGCCGACTGGCTTAAGGACCTCACCGAACGCGTTGGCGCCACGTTCGTCTATGCGGGCATCGACGTCACCGCCAGCGCGGTGTTCACCGGGGTACGCGGCGCGCAGCTGGCCGGGCGCGCCTCTCTGATCGACTGCGGGGCGCTGCCCGCCCGCGCCGGCGAGCGCGAGCCGTTCCGCGAGCTGATCGCCGCCCTGGAAGCGGCCCTCGACCTGCACGCCCACCGCACCGGCAGCCTGCCCAGACTGGCGTCGTACCTGCACGAACGGACCGCCGGACGCATCGGCAGCCTCTCCCGCCTGATCCGCCAGGCCGCCATCGAAGCCCTCCTGGACGGCAGTGAACGCATCACCAAAACGCTGCTGGACGGCATCTCGCTGGACCACCTCGCCGAGGAGCACTACCGGCCCCGCACCCCCACCCGCCGCACCCGGCCCGGCAGCCGGTGA
- a CDS encoding DDE-type integrase/transposase/recombinase, with the protein MVSAPAGRPVAAARNRQVKLGAYVTFEGRTWQVAAVAGASVRLVDERGQTASVLAPFLFADPTFAVVDSPAAGVPPWGLLESVPARERERALAWQRHIREIETGLPGGPASGGIPRPEYDPKQQSMAAREQAKADELAQLGWPRVSRATVRRMRARYHAGGLMGLIPQRKPSSATGRADERVVAAVLEALRRQHGRSKGTLKGLRQLTGQILTDTHGPEAVALPAPSTFNRLVRVLADPLEHPGRPARTATTTPARPFTPTVALRPGELVQVDTTRLDVMAVGEDGHPVRPELTIALDVATRSVVAAVLREESTQAVDAALLLAEMAVPQPARPGWPGHLRLAHAAVPYARLLALDARLEQAAARPVVVPETIVIDRGRVFVSAAFLAACETLGVSVQPAPPRSPAAKGAVERTFGSINTLFAQHVAGYTGSHVLVRGQAVEDEARFTVAQLQELLDEWVTAVWQHRPHDGLRHPVLPKKALAPNEMWGALLGASGYVPLPLTGADYLELLPVRFHPITGRGIRINYRTYDHAVLNEHRGRPSPTGPDSKWEVHLNPHDVRQIYIRLPDGHLHEIPWIHRDHVHAPMGETAWRHIRATLNHRAGREQHEADLAEAADQVLRHARPLPGRDAPATAAAPSAAVAAAAGPQAADDDAEAQDSLDAVEAHARDDDGRPAADDELSPLAGRFALYDAFEEAEHW; encoded by the coding sequence GTGGTGAGCGCACCCGCAGGCCGTCCGGTGGCCGCCGCCCGGAACCGGCAGGTGAAGCTGGGAGCGTATGTGACGTTCGAGGGCCGCACGTGGCAGGTCGCCGCCGTGGCCGGTGCGTCGGTGCGCCTTGTCGACGAGCGTGGCCAGACGGCCTCGGTGCTGGCGCCCTTCCTGTTCGCCGATCCCACGTTCGCCGTGGTGGATTCGCCGGCCGCCGGTGTGCCGCCGTGGGGGCTGTTGGAGTCGGTGCCCGCACGGGAACGGGAGCGGGCCCTGGCCTGGCAGCGGCACATCCGCGAGATCGAGACCGGGTTGCCCGGCGGCCCAGCAAGCGGCGGGATACCCCGGCCCGAATACGACCCCAAGCAGCAGTCGATGGCCGCGCGGGAGCAGGCCAAGGCCGACGAACTCGCCCAGCTGGGCTGGCCGCGGGTCAGCCGGGCCACCGTGCGCCGCATGCGCGCCCGCTACCACGCGGGCGGCCTCATGGGGCTGATCCCGCAGCGCAAGCCGTCGAGTGCGACGGGGCGGGCCGATGAACGGGTGGTAGCCGCCGTGCTGGAGGCACTGCGCCGCCAGCACGGCCGCTCCAAAGGCACCTTGAAGGGGCTGCGCCAGCTGACCGGGCAGATCCTCACCGACACCCACGGGCCGGAGGCGGTGGCGCTGCCGGCGCCGTCGACGTTCAACCGGCTGGTGCGGGTCCTGGCCGATCCGCTGGAGCATCCCGGCCGCCCGGCCCGCACCGCCACCACCACGCCGGCGCGCCCGTTCACGCCGACGGTGGCACTGCGGCCGGGTGAGCTGGTACAGGTCGACACCACCCGCCTGGACGTGATGGCTGTCGGCGAGGACGGCCATCCGGTGCGCCCGGAGCTGACCATCGCCCTGGATGTGGCCACGCGGTCGGTGGTGGCGGCCGTGCTGCGCGAGGAGAGCACCCAGGCGGTGGACGCGGCGCTGCTGCTGGCGGAGATGGCCGTGCCCCAACCGGCACGGCCCGGCTGGCCCGGCCATCTACGCCTGGCCCACGCCGCCGTCCCCTACGCCCGGCTGCTGGCCCTGGACGCGCGGCTGGAGCAGGCGGCGGCGCGGCCGGTGGTGGTGCCCGAGACGATCGTCATCGACCGCGGGCGCGTGTTCGTCTCCGCCGCATTCCTGGCCGCCTGCGAAACCCTCGGAGTGAGCGTGCAGCCCGCCCCGCCGCGCTCACCGGCCGCCAAGGGCGCCGTCGAGCGGACGTTCGGGAGTATCAACACGCTGTTCGCGCAGCACGTCGCCGGCTACACCGGCTCCCACGTCCTCGTGCGCGGCCAGGCGGTGGAGGACGAAGCACGCTTCACCGTGGCCCAGCTGCAGGAACTGCTCGATGAGTGGGTCACAGCCGTCTGGCAGCACCGCCCCCACGACGGGCTGCGCCACCCGGTCCTGCCGAAGAAGGCGCTGGCCCCCAACGAGATGTGGGGCGCGCTACTGGGCGCGTCCGGGTATGTGCCGCTGCCGCTGACCGGCGCCGACTACCTGGAACTGCTGCCCGTGCGCTTCCACCCCATCACCGGCCGCGGCATCCGCATCAACTACCGCACCTACGACCACGCCGTGCTGAACGAACACCGCGGCCGCCCCTCCCCCACCGGCCCCGACAGCAAGTGGGAAGTCCACCTCAACCCGCACGACGTACGGCAGATCTACATCCGCCTGCCCGACGGGCACCTGCACGAAATCCCGTGGATCCACCGCGACCATGTCCACGCCCCCATGGGCGAGACCGCCTGGCGCCACATCCGCGCCACCCTCAACCATCGCGCAGGCCGCGAGCAGCACGAGGCCGACCTGGCCGAGGCCGCCGACCAGGTCCTGCGCCACGCCCGCCCCCTACCCGGCCGTGACGCACCCGCCACGGCAGCAGCCCCGTCCGCAGCAGTGGCAGCAGCGGCGGGCCCACAGGCAGCGGATGACGACGCGGAGGCCCAGGACAGTCTCGACGCCGTCGAAGCCCACGCCCGTGACGATGACGGCAGACCCGCCGCCGACGATGAACTCTCCCCGCTGGCCGGCCGATTCGCGCTGTATGACGCCTTCGAGGAGGCCGAGCACTGGTGA
- a CDS encoding Mu transposase C-terminal domain-containing protein encodes MSRHGATAPGGRHLEVGAQVTFEDRTWQVAAQVDGRVHLAADDGAAACVVAARLVAAPGFSVIGTAAAAPPAPALWETVPLAAQERALAWQRHIREVETGLPGGPESGVPRTEYDPQRFTLAEREHAKAQELAGLGWARVSRTTVQRMRLVYGRQGLWGLVDKRHLRAPSPTGRTDERVVSAVLEALRRCRGRSKTTTKQVIELTEQIVADTHGPGRVQLPARSSLYRLVKALADPAEPPGSPARTATSPGRTGGPPAALRPAERVHVATARLGIGAVGEDGSAVEVAVTAALDGASGCVLAAVLHPQQSGPVELSVLLAEMAVPRPLRPGWPALLEQAHAGGPPRRLMSLPARIEATAARPAAVPETLVVDRGPAAVTSTVLTVCESLGISLEPAPPRTAGAHRGALRTLEVLAGLFTRHAAAAARPLAPAEKESGAYWSVPQLQDLLDEWITAFWHHRPQEQLRHPLLSRAGLTPQEMWDVLLGAAGMVPLPLAGQHYGELLPARRCALTESGIRLGGRRYDDACLDEHRRRGQRWEVHHHPYDLRQVFIRLPDGLLHAIGWADGEHALRPFDETVRRRIGGILARRGACARPASETTGRSAGAAGEKAATGGIVSGAVRDACGDKAGGQATAEGSGFGVWDAHAEAEQW; translated from the coding sequence TTGAGCAGACACGGCGCAACCGCCCCCGGTGGGCGGCATCTTGAGGTGGGCGCGCAGGTCACGTTCGAAGACCGCACCTGGCAGGTGGCCGCCCAGGTCGACGGCCGGGTACACCTGGCTGCCGACGACGGGGCCGCCGCCTGCGTCGTGGCCGCCCGCCTGGTGGCCGCGCCCGGCTTCTCGGTGATCGGCACAGCCGCCGCGGCGCCGCCTGCCCCGGCACTGTGGGAGACGGTGCCGCTGGCGGCGCAGGAGCGGGCCCTGGCCTGGCAGCGGCACATCCGCGAGGTCGAGACCGGGCTGCCCGGCGGCCCCGAAAGCGGTGTGCCCCGGACCGAGTACGACCCGCAGCGCTTCACCCTCGCCGAGCGCGAGCACGCCAAGGCCCAGGAGCTCGCAGGGCTGGGCTGGGCCAGGGTCAGCCGGACCACGGTGCAGCGGATGCGGCTGGTCTACGGCAGGCAGGGGCTGTGGGGGCTGGTCGACAAGCGCCACCTGCGCGCCCCGTCCCCTACCGGGCGTACCGATGAGCGAGTGGTGAGCGCCGTGCTGGAGGCCCTGCGCCGGTGCCGGGGCCGGTCGAAGACCACCACCAAACAGGTCATCGAGCTGACCGAACAGATCGTGGCGGACACCCACGGGCCGGGCCGGGTCCAGTTACCCGCCCGCTCGTCGCTGTATCGGCTGGTGAAGGCGCTGGCGGATCCGGCCGAGCCGCCCGGCAGCCCGGCGCGCACCGCCACCAGCCCCGGCCGGACCGGTGGCCCGCCTGCCGCGCTGCGGCCCGCAGAGCGGGTGCATGTCGCCACCGCCCGCCTGGGAATCGGCGCGGTGGGCGAGGACGGGAGTGCGGTGGAGGTGGCGGTGACGGCCGCGCTGGACGGGGCGAGCGGCTGCGTGCTGGCCGCCGTGCTGCACCCTCAGCAGAGCGGGCCGGTAGAGCTGTCGGTGCTGCTGGCCGAGATGGCCGTGCCCAGGCCGCTGCGCCCGGGCTGGCCCGCCCTGCTGGAGCAGGCCCACGCGGGCGGGCCGCCCCGGCGACTGATGTCCTTGCCCGCCCGGATCGAGGCCACCGCGGCGCGTCCGGCGGCCGTGCCCGAGACGCTCGTCGTCGACCGCGGGCCGGCCGCCGTCACCTCCACCGTCCTAACCGTGTGCGAAAGCCTCGGCATCAGCCTGGAGCCGGCCCCACCCCGGACGGCGGGCGCCCACCGCGGTGCACTGCGCACGCTGGAAGTTCTCGCCGGCCTGTTCACACGGCACGCCGCCGCTGCGGCCCGGCCGCTCGCCCCGGCGGAAAAGGAGAGCGGGGCGTACTGGAGTGTGCCGCAGTTGCAGGACCTGCTGGACGAATGGATCACCGCCTTCTGGCACCACCGCCCCCAGGAGCAGCTGCGCCACCCGCTGCTGTCCCGGGCGGGGCTGACTCCGCAGGAGATGTGGGATGTGCTGCTGGGCGCGGCCGGGATGGTGCCGCTGCCGCTGGCCGGGCAGCACTATGGCGAACTGCTTCCGGCCCGCCGGTGCGCGCTCACCGAATCCGGCATCCGGCTGGGCGGGCGCCGTTACGACGATGCGTGCCTGGACGAACACCGCCGCCGCGGCCAGCGGTGGGAGGTCCACCACCACCCCTACGACCTGCGGCAGGTCTTCATCCGGCTGCCCGACGGCCTGCTGCACGCGATCGGGTGGGCAGATGGCGAGCACGCGCTGCGCCCCTTCGACGAGACCGTCCGACGCCGCATCGGCGGCATCCTCGCGCGACGCGGCGCCTGCGCGAGGCCCGCCAGCGAGACGACCGGCCGCAGTGCCGGGGCGGCCGGGGAGAAGGCGGCGACAGGCGGGATCGTCAGCGGTGCGGTGCGCGACGCCTGCGGGGACAAGGCCGGTGGCCAAGCGACCGCCGAGGGCAGCGGGTTCGGGGTGTGGGATGCGCACGCGGAGGCCGAGCAGTGGTGA
- a CDS encoding TnsA-like heteromeric transposase endonuclease subunit: MIIDSSQDGAEAGLSAFTQVPEPGTVEAEFTGADSTPVQRRWVEAAVAVRFEQLAPVAPFPVVPGRRWGPGWWWSATTGRHVMHGSQAMCTQLMVLDRDPQVVGLSARPVRLIWRDPDSRRVLTWVPQLFARYADGRALLADCPATSEPSAGRAGRAAAVLAAACAAVGFTYRRLVPPEKVVAANVRWLAGYRHPRHRDAGGLEQAVLEAFAAPRPLMAGATAAGEILTALPVLYHALWGGRLTADLERPLGEHTVVSPGPAAGDKGQEQHAS; this comes from the coding sequence GTGATCATCGACAGCAGCCAGGACGGCGCGGAGGCTGGCTTATCCGCCTTCACGCAAGTGCCGGAACCGGGCACGGTGGAGGCGGAGTTCACCGGGGCGGACAGCACGCCGGTGCAGCGCCGCTGGGTCGAGGCAGCCGTGGCGGTGCGCTTCGAACAGCTTGCGCCGGTCGCACCGTTCCCGGTGGTGCCAGGGCGGCGGTGGGGGCCGGGCTGGTGGTGGTCGGCCACGACCGGGCGGCATGTGATGCACGGTTCACAGGCGATGTGCACGCAGCTGATGGTCCTGGACCGCGATCCGCAGGTGGTGGGGCTGTCGGCGCGGCCGGTGCGGCTGATCTGGCGTGATCCGGACAGCAGGCGGGTTTTGACGTGGGTGCCCCAGCTGTTCGCCCGCTACGCCGACGGGCGCGCCCTGCTCGCCGACTGTCCCGCCACTTCCGAGCCCTCCGCAGGCCGGGCCGGGCGCGCCGCCGCGGTGCTTGCCGCGGCGTGTGCGGCGGTGGGGTTCACCTACCGGCGCCTGGTGCCGCCGGAGAAGGTGGTGGCGGCGAACGTGCGGTGGCTGGCTGGCTACCGCCACCCCCGCCACCGGGACGCAGGCGGCCTTGAGCAGGCGGTGCTCGAGGCGTTCGCCGCCCCGCGGCCGCTGATGGCCGGGGCTACGGCGGCGGGCGAGATCCTCACGGCGCTGCCGGTGCTCTACCACGCGCTGTGGGGCGGGCGGCTGACCGCAGACCTTGAGAGACCGCTGGGTGAGCACACTGTCGTCTCCCCCGGCCCGGCCGCAGGCGACAAGGGGCAGGAGCAGCACGCAAGTTGA
- a CDS encoding TniQ family protein, translating into MPLAGELTSSLINRAADHYGLPAAGVLRLWTCRNSPARNDSGGVRADAEIVLNEAGRAVLAELCGVEPAVLAHALPAFTVDDPKISTGREAALAQARWRAAGAVAGEAAFACRSCTARRTGQTVRAVRYLPRWQRVCVRHGRWLLDADADQPLEHLDLHGLPEVAAAQRQWAGVARRAGRAAAEPGQVFALAHAVVARWWDEALHWEQEEIWPHRLHRLAGGNAGTDLQRWRIVDRDAAIFPEVVAVTQALLEPAMAELVWRDSGAGRPRPLPADGAFCRRLGERVGRGWLGPLSAVDYGGPLLTWMGAVIRQRRGEGGPPGWRDDPWRLQREQQPATMAGQLRVMAAEQQSGGSRTRWRATVSAEHRFHITQLVDEAREQLVELRGVHSGTTAEVARTLLEHLSHSAALIDQALVHTATAAVTAGVSLQEVAHWSRLPAQELASVLAAGQDED; encoded by the coding sequence GTGCCGCTGGCCGGGGAGCTGACCTCGTCACTGATCAACCGGGCCGCGGACCACTACGGCCTGCCGGCTGCCGGTGTGCTGCGGCTGTGGACGTGCCGCAACTCCCCCGCCCGCAACGACAGCGGCGGTGTGCGGGCCGATGCGGAGATCGTGCTCAACGAAGCCGGGCGGGCTGTGCTCGCCGAACTGTGCGGGGTCGAGCCGGCGGTGCTGGCGCACGCGCTGCCCGCTTTCACCGTGGATGATCCCAAGATCAGCACCGGCCGGGAGGCCGCCCTGGCGCAGGCGCGGTGGCGGGCGGCGGGCGCGGTGGCGGGCGAAGCGGCGTTCGCCTGCCGGTCGTGCACCGCGCGGCGTACCGGGCAGACGGTGCGGGCGGTGCGGTATCTGCCGCGCTGGCAGCGGGTGTGTGTCCGGCACGGGCGGTGGCTGCTGGACGCCGACGCCGACCAGCCGCTGGAACACCTCGACCTGCACGGTCTCCCGGAAGTCGCTGCGGCGCAGCGGCAGTGGGCGGGGGTGGCGCGCCGTGCGGGGCGGGCCGCGGCGGAGCCCGGTCAGGTGTTCGCCCTGGCGCACGCGGTCGTGGCCCGGTGGTGGGATGAGGCCCTGCACTGGGAGCAGGAGGAGATCTGGCCGCACAGGCTGCACCGGCTGGCGGGCGGCAACGCGGGAACGGATCTTCAGCGGTGGCGGATCGTGGACCGGGACGCGGCCATCTTCCCCGAGGTCGTGGCCGTGACGCAGGCACTGCTGGAGCCGGCCATGGCCGAGCTGGTGTGGAGGGACAGCGGCGCCGGGCGGCCGCGGCCGCTGCCCGCCGACGGGGCGTTCTGCCGCCGGCTGGGCGAGCGGGTGGGACGGGGCTGGCTGGGCCCGCTGTCCGCGGTGGACTACGGCGGGCCGCTGCTCACCTGGATGGGCGCGGTCATCCGCCAGCGGCGCGGTGAAGGCGGGCCGCCCGGGTGGAGGGACGATCCGTGGCGGCTGCAGCGGGAACAGCAGCCCGCCACGATGGCCGGCCAGCTGCGCGTGATGGCGGCCGAGCAGCAGTCGGGTGGCTCGCGCACCCGGTGGCGGGCCACAGTGAGCGCCGAACACCGGTTCCACATCACGCAGTTGGTCGACGAGGCCCGGGAGCAGCTGGTGGAGTTGCGCGGCGTGCACAGCGGCACTACCGCCGAGGTGGCCCGCACACTGCTGGAGCACCTCAGCCACAGTGCCGCCCTGATCGACCAGGCCCTCGTGCACACCGCCACCGCGGCCGTCACCGCCGGGGTGTCGCTTCAGGAAGTCGCCCATTGGTCGCGCCTGCCCGCCCAGGAGCTGGCCTCGGTGCTCGCCGCAGGCCAGGACGAGGACTGA
- the tpg gene encoding telomere-protecting terminal protein Tpg: protein MVTVGEELDRAVQGAFTRPIPKSAGARMRYLLKKHGGRTMPVAELLGISQRTVERYVKNQIKRPRPELADRLEREVRVRWQPQIRAKAKQAAATTSGIMIDVQARFGYTAAVGSTDQARVRHLTLALPPRHAARLLQAQEAGVDEDDLRELAAEALGEVYFRDGGRRAHGLEVELKDIVDLQFEL from the coding sequence ATGGTCACGGTCGGGGAAGAACTCGACAGGGCGGTGCAGGGCGCGTTCACGCGGCCCATCCCCAAGTCCGCCGGGGCGCGGATGCGTTACCTCCTCAAGAAGCACGGCGGCCGGACGATGCCGGTGGCCGAGCTGCTCGGCATCAGCCAGCGCACGGTGGAGCGGTATGTGAAGAACCAGATCAAAAGGCCCCGGCCGGAGCTCGCCGACCGCCTCGAGCGTGAGGTCCGCGTGCGCTGGCAGCCGCAGATCAGGGCGAAGGCGAAACAGGCCGCGGCCACCACGAGCGGCATCATGATCGATGTGCAGGCGAGGTTCGGCTACACCGCCGCCGTCGGCAGCACCGACCAGGCCCGCGTGCGTCACCTCACCCTCGCCCTGCCGCCCCGGCACGCCGCCCGCCTCCTTCAAGCCCAGGAAGCAGGCGTCGACGAGGACGACCTCCGCGAGCTCGCTGCCGAGGCGTTGGGTGAGGTGTACTTCCGCGACGGCGGCCGCCGTGCCCACGGCCTCGAAGTGGAACTCAAGGACATCGTCGACCTGCAGTTCGAGCTGTAG